In Garra rufa chromosome 15, GarRuf1.0, whole genome shotgun sequence, a single genomic region encodes these proteins:
- the wasb gene encoding WASP actin nucleation promoting factor b: MSKGKVKGQENMSSSLLSIQENERLLELLGRRCVAMATAVVQLYMALPHSPTQWSLQHTGVVCFVKDNPKRSYYIRLFDIKEGKMVWEQEVYNQMTYSCPMRFFHSFAADDCQIGLNFASETEADFFRNITVEKINQRSGRHEKRQHAPSEENRPLPQTPPTNGPVSQPSVMATVDIQNPDIVASRYRPAPVPTPAPASLGKGKKDKKVKKKGPRLTKADIGAPSGFKHVTHIGWDPNSGFDTNNLDPDLKKLFNIAGISDAQLADKETSKIIYDFIEQSGGLDAVKEEMRKQDGHSGSLPPVPGGPRSAPAPPPPRSGLPSVPGPPGRPAPPSRSPGPPHRGPPRPAPPGGRPGPPPPMPSSLPPPPPSHSHKPPPPPMGGGAPPPPPPPPPPPPPPSSGGNFSPSSPASSAPPPPPSDGGGRGTLLEEIRRGRVLKNVPESPDTNPSAQDESSEGIVGALMMVMQKRSKVIHSSEDEEDDGGDEEEDDEWDD; encoded by the exons ATGAGCAAAGGAAAAGTCAAGGGGCAGGAGAACATGTCCAGTTCTCTCCTCAGCATCCAGGAGAATGAACGACTGCTAGAGCTGCTGGGAAGGAGATGCGTG gccATGGCCACAGCGGTTGTTCAGTTGTACATGGCTCTTCCTCACAGTCCGACGCAATGGAGTCTCCAACATACAGGAGTTGTGTGTTTCGTTAAGGACAATCCTAAACGTTCATATTACATCCGGCTCTTTGACATAAAG GAAGGGAAAATGGTTTGGGAGCAGGAGGTGTATAATCAAATGACATATTCCTGTCCAATGAGGTTCTTCCACAGTTTTGCAGCTGAT GACTGTCAAATAGGTTTGAACTTTGCAAGTGAGACAGAAGCTGACTTTTTCAGAAACATCACTGTGGAGAAGATTAATCAGAGATCCGGTCGCCACG AAAAAAGACAGCATGCTCCATCTGAAG AAAACCGGCCACTACCACAAACTCCTCCAACAAATG GGCCAGTTTCACAGCCAAGTGTAATGGCCACGGTGGACATCCAAAACCCAGATATTGTAGCATCAAGGTACCGCCCCGCCCCAGTGCCGACCCCCGCACCAGCCTCACTCGGCAAAGGCAAAAAGGACAAAAAGGTAAAGAAGAAAGGCCCAAGGCTCACTAAGGCAGATATCGGAGCTCCTAGTGGATTCAA ACATGTCACTCATATTGGGTGGGATCCAAACTCTGGTTTTGAT ACCAACAATCTTGACCCTGACCTGAAGAAACTGTTCAACATTGCTGGAATCAGTGATGCACAGCTGGCAGACAAAGAAACATCTAAGATCATCTATGACTTCATCGAGCAATCTGGAGGCCTGGATGCGGTAAAAGAGGAAATGAGGAAACAGG ATGGTCATTCCGGCTCTCTTCCTCCAGTCCCAGGTGGTCCTCGTTCTGCCCCTGCACCTCCTCCACCTCGTAGCGGGCTCCCCTCAGTCCCAGGTCCACCTGGACGTCCCGCACCACCTTCACGCAGCCCTGGACCCCCGCATCGTGGCCCACCGCGACCTGCACCACCTGGAGGCCGTCCTGGGCCTCCACCCCCTATGCCATCTTCTCTTCCACCACCGCCCCCCAGCCACAGTCACAAGCCACCTCCTCCACCTATGGGTGGAGGTGCGCCGCCTCCACCTCCGCCCCCACCTCCTCCTCCACCGCCACCTTCTTCAGGTGGTAACTTCAGCCCTAGTAGCCCTGCCAGCTCAGCTCCACCTCCTCCTCCCTCTGATGGTGGAGGACGAGGAACCCTATTGGAAGAAATTCGCCGTGGACGTGTGCTAAAGAAT GTGCCTGAATCCCCGGACACTAACCCTTCAGCGCAAGATGAATCCTCAGAAGGAATTGTGGGAGCTCTGATGATGGTTATGCAGAAAAGGAGTAAAGTTATCCATTCTTCag AAGATGAAGAAGACGATGGGGGTGATGAAGAAGAAGATGATGAATGGGATGACTAA
- the slc38a5b gene encoding sodium-coupled neutral amino acid transporter 5b, whose translation MELQKLTNGHHQEFQHLEEGESPEREEFLPHKSDGGKPPQFTDFEGKTSFGMSVFNLSNAIMGSGILGLSYAMSNTGIILFLVLLTSIAVLSSYSVHLLLRSAGVVGIRAYEQLGKRAFGHPGKILAAVVITMHNIGAMSSYLFIVKYELPLVIQAFLGLQHSSGEWFLNGNYLIIIVSFCIILPLALMRQLGYLGYTSGFSLTCMVFFLISVIYKKFNIPCPFDGFTNHTAENITLDGECEAKYFTINQQTAYTVPILAFAFVCHPEVLPIYTELRNPTKRRMQAIANVSILGMFVMYLLTAIFGYLTFYLNTEAELLHTYSKVDPLDTLILCVRLAVLVAVTLTVPVVLFPIRRALLQLLFPDKPFHWVRHISIALCLLFVVNLLVIFVPNIRDIFGIIGATSAPSLIFILPGLFYIRIVSTEPMNSRPKIQAACFTALGFLFMSMSLTFITLDWVYGENRSGGGH comes from the exons ATGGAACTTCAGAAACTAACAAACGGTCACCACCAAGAATTTCAACATCTTGAGGAAGG aGAGTCACCTGAACGAGAGGAGTTTTTACCACATAAGAGTGATGGAGGAAAACCCCCTCAGTTTACAGAT TTTGAAGGAAAGACGTCATTTGGAATGTCTGTCTTCAACCTCAGCAATGCCATCATGGGCAGTGGGATTCTAGGACTGTCTTATGCCATGTCCAACACTGGTATCATCCTCTTTCT GGTCTTGTTGACCAGCATTGCTGTCTTGTCATCATACTCTGTCCATCTTCTGCTGAGGAGCGCAGGGGTTGTGG GCATTCGTGCTTATGAACAACTGGGTAAACGAGCATTTGGACACCCGGGAAAAATACTGGCAGCTGTTGTCATAACGATGCACAACATTGGTG CTATGTCTAGCTACCTCTTCATTGTGAAGTATGAATTACCTCTGGTTATTCAGGCTTTCCTTGGCCTTCAGCACAGCAGTGG tgAGTGGTTCCTGAATGGCAACTATCTGATCATCATTGTGTCCTTTTGCATCATCTTGCCCCTTGCCCTGATGAGACAACTTG GGTACCTGGGTTACACCAGTGGCTTCTCTCTGACATGTATGGTTTTCTTCCTGATCTCA GTCATCTATAAAAAGTTCAACATCCCTTGTCCTTTTGATGGTTTCACCAACCACACTGCTGAAAATATAACTCTTGATGGTGAATGTGAAGCCAAATACTTCACTATCAACCAGCAG ACGGCCTACACGGTTCCTATCTTGGCCTTCGCTTTCGTATGCCACCCAGAGGTGCTACCGATCTACACCGAGTTGCGCAA TCCCACAAAGAGACGCATGCAGGCCATTGCCAACGTGTCCATCCTGGGGATGTTTGTCATGTATCTGCTCACTGCCATCTTTGGCTACCTCACCTTTTATT TAAACACAGAGGCAGAACTTCTACACACCTACAGTAAAGTGGATCCTCTGGACACGCTCATCCTGTGTGTGCGACTGGCCGTGCTGGTGGCCGTGACTCTGACTGTTCCGGTTGTGCTCTTCCCG attCGCAGAGCCCTTCTTCAGCTTCTATTCCCAGATAAGCCCTTCCACTGGGTGCGTCACATCTCTATTGCATTGTGCCTCCTTTTCGTTGTCAATCTGCTCGTCATTTTTGTGCCCAACATTCGTGACATTTTCGGCATCATTG GTGCAACCTCTGCTCCGAGCTTGATCTTCATTCTCCCTGGTCTTTTTTACATCCGTATTGTTTCCACCGAGCCAATGAACTCAAGACCAAAAATTCAG GCTGCCTGCTTCACTGCTCTGGGCTTCCTCTTTATGAGCATGAGCTTGACGTTCATCACACTGGATTGGGTCTACGGAGAGAATCGAAGTGGAGGAGGTCACTGA